The proteins below are encoded in one region of Prevotella melaninogenica ATCC 25845:
- a CDS encoding reverse transcriptase family protein → MATRTINGREYTKVDFENKLRHLSDAQELAAMLNELKLPWYYSDFRGKQLSFLADTNNVQRRCKTFRLRKKHGGYREITAPKGSLRGILNALNILLQTYDEPTPWAFGFVCGRSVVDNARPHVGKRYILNLDLKDFFPTITRQQVADCLTAEPFGFSSLAVKLISGLATVRTKNNKEVLAQGFATSPTLSNFICREMDKEIAGVAAAQGITFTRYADDLTFSSDTDILRPQGELVQQVKAIVERYGFRLNEEKTHLQRRGRRQEVTGLMVTEKVNVSRRYVREIRSLLYIWERYGYEDACQAAWKSYRQQHGKTKGHQHCVPLNAVLRGKLNYMKMVRGADDPLYQRFVSRYTSLQQRSKGDIKEVAYKAYMGKYLSNSTEDRMTSANVLPNDNTSSRQLGATSSNPYDPRKKSKRILNFIVMVIILVAIILIKLFLKSLL, encoded by the coding sequence ATGGCAACCAGAACAATAAACGGAAGGGAATATACAAAGGTTGATTTTGAGAATAAACTGCGCCATTTAAGCGATGCACAGGAACTTGCAGCGATGCTGAACGAGCTGAAGTTACCTTGGTATTATTCTGACTTTCGTGGTAAACAACTAAGTTTTTTAGCTGATACCAATAATGTCCAACGACGTTGTAAGACTTTCCGACTTCGCAAGAAGCACGGTGGCTATCGCGAGATTACGGCTCCGAAAGGTAGTCTTCGTGGTATATTAAATGCACTCAATATATTACTTCAGACCTATGATGAGCCTACTCCTTGGGCGTTTGGCTTTGTCTGTGGTCGTTCTGTGGTTGATAATGCACGTCCACATGTGGGAAAACGTTATATTCTGAACCTTGATTTAAAGGATTTCTTCCCCACTATTACACGCCAGCAGGTGGCTGACTGTCTGACGGCAGAGCCTTTTGGCTTCTCATCATTAGCTGTAAAACTCATCTCTGGATTGGCTACTGTGCGCACAAAGAACAATAAAGAGGTATTGGCACAGGGCTTTGCCACATCGCCAACGCTGTCGAACTTTATTTGTCGGGAGATGGATAAGGAGATTGCGGGTGTAGCTGCTGCACAAGGTATTACCTTTACCCGCTATGCTGATGACCTCACTTTCAGTTCTGATACAGATATTCTTCGTCCACAGGGAGAGCTTGTACAGCAGGTTAAGGCTATTGTTGAGCGTTATGGTTTCCGACTGAATGAAGAGAAAACCCACTTGCAACGTCGTGGAAGACGGCAGGAGGTAACGGGCTTGATGGTAACGGAGAAAGTGAATGTAAGCCGCCGTTATGTGCGTGAAATTCGTTCCTTGCTGTATATCTGGGAGCGTTACGGTTATGAAGATGCCTGTCAGGCAGCGTGGAAGAGCTACAGGCAGCAGCATGGAAAGACAAAGGGACATCAGCATTGCGTACCTCTTAATGCTGTTCTGAGGGGTAAACTGAACTACATGAAGATGGTGCGTGGAGCCGATGACCCACTCTATCAGCGTTTTGTTAGTCGTTATACTTCTTTGCAACAACGAAGTAAGGGAGATATAAAAGAGGTGGCATATAAGGCTTATATGGGTAAGTATCTTTCTAATTCAACAGAAGATAGGATGACAAGTGCTAACGTTTTGCCAAATGACAACACATCATCACGTCAGCTCGGAGCTACAAGCAGCAATCCTTATGACCCAAGAAAAAAGAGCAAACGCATCCTTAATTTTATAGTGATGGTGATTATATTGGTTGCTATTATACTCATCAAATTGTTTTTAAAATCACTTCTGTAA
- a CDS encoding DUF3108 domain-containing protein, whose translation MKKFKIYIVCLFAMIAVSTTAQCTFRNTAFSSGEYLTYNLYYNWKFIWVKAGTASWYTVSSTYKGIPAYRASLTTRGNGKLDDYFVLRDTLLTYNSKQMEPLYFRKGAREGKRYTVDEIFYTYPNGKCKLRQHRINNEGKHQWMENTYDDCCFDMMSIFLRARSFNPENWKKGEVVKFPIVDGNSRHAGRIVYGGKENIKADNNHKYRCLRLTYYEYEDDKWREIANFYVTDDSNHIPVRLDMSLKFGSAKAFLVSMKGINSPITSEVK comes from the coding sequence ATGAAAAAGTTTAAGATTTATATAGTTTGTCTCTTTGCGATGATTGCCGTCAGTACCACCGCACAGTGTACATTCCGTAACACGGCGTTTAGCAGTGGAGAGTATCTTACCTACAACCTTTATTATAACTGGAAGTTTATTTGGGTAAAGGCAGGTACAGCTTCTTGGTATACGGTTTCCTCTACTTATAAGGGTATTCCGGCTTATCGTGCTTCATTGACGACACGTGGTAATGGTAAACTTGACGATTACTTTGTATTGCGTGACACGTTACTTACTTATAATTCAAAGCAGATGGAGCCACTCTACTTCCGTAAGGGAGCAAGGGAAGGAAAGCGATATACGGTAGATGAGATATTCTACACTTATCCAAATGGTAAATGTAAGCTACGCCAGCACAGAATCAATAACGAGGGAAAACATCAATGGATGGAGAATACCTACGATGATTGTTGTTTCGATATGATGAGTATCTTCTTGCGTGCACGTAGTTTTAATCCAGAGAACTGGAAGAAAGGTGAGGTGGTGAAGTTCCCTATCGTAGATGGAAATAGCCGCCATGCCGGTCGTATAGTTTATGGTGGTAAGGAGAATATCAAGGCTGACAATAATCATAAGTATCGTTGTTTGCGTCTCACCTATTATGAATATGAGGATGATAAGTGGCGTGAAATAGCTAATTTCTATGTAACAGACGACAGCAACCATATCCCTGTTCGTCTTGATATGAGTTTGAAGTTTGGTTCAGCTAAGGCCTTCCTTGTTTCTATGAAGGGAATTAATAGTCCGATTACATCAGAGGTAAAATAG
- a CDS encoding lipoprotein has protein sequence MKKYLLILLALLPMMLFTACSSDKEEETSNNLVGTTWQYLEKEGNKITSMTVLEFKSNTVVKIITDEDLDKNPTERDHDEGDATYVLNGKKISIKRDIYTAWGEVDGDKLTLQYVDDGEIITMIFTKR, from the coding sequence ATGAAAAAGTATTTATTGATTTTATTGGCACTCTTGCCAATGATGTTATTCACAGCTTGTTCTTCAGATAAAGAGGAAGAAACATCTAATAATCTTGTAGGTACTACATGGCAATATTTAGAAAAAGAAGGTAATAAAATCACCTCAATGACAGTATTAGAATTCAAGTCAAATACAGTAGTTAAAATAATAACTGATGAAGATCTTGATAAGAATCCTACTGAGCGAGACCACGATGAAGGAGATGCTACCTATGTTTTAAATGGTAAAAAAATATCAATAAAACGAGATATTTATACTGCTTGGGGTGAAGTTGATGGTGACAAGTTGACTTTACAATATGTAGATGATGGTGAGATAATAACAATGATCTTCACTAAAAGATAA
- the ychF gene encoding redox-regulated ATPase YchF: MALKCGIVGLPNVGKSTLFNCLSSAKAQAANFPFCTIEPNLGVITVPDERLNKLAEIVHPGRIVPATCEIVDIAGLVKGASKGEGLGNKFLGNIRECDAIIHVIRCFEDDNVVREGGMAVNPIEDKEIIDTELQLKDLETIEAQLAKQQKVAAAGNKDAKVMVSVLEAYKEVLEQGKNARSVEFESKEEQQAAHDLFLLTTKPVLYVCNVDESSAKTGNEYSQMIEKIAAEEGAEAMIIAAKTEEDIASLESYEDKKMFLDELGLEESGVSRLINKAYHLLNLQTFITAGEMEVKAWTFHKGWKAPQCAGVIHTDFEKGFIRAEVIKYDDYIKYGSEAAIREAGKLGIEGKEYVVQDGDIMHFRFNV; the protein is encoded by the coding sequence ATGGCATTAAAATGTGGTATAGTAGGACTACCAAACGTAGGTAAGTCCACACTTTTCAACTGCTTGAGCAGTGCCAAAGCACAAGCAGCTAACTTCCCTTTCTGTACGATTGAGCCGAACCTCGGCGTAATTACCGTTCCTGACGAGCGTTTGAATAAGCTCGCTGAGATTGTTCATCCGGGACGAATCGTACCTGCTACCTGTGAGATTGTCGACATCGCAGGACTCGTTAAGGGTGCTTCAAAGGGTGAAGGATTGGGTAACAAGTTCCTTGGCAATATTCGTGAGTGCGATGCTATCATTCATGTAATCCGCTGTTTCGAGGACGATAACGTGGTACGTGAGGGTGGTATGGCAGTCAACCCGATTGAAGATAAGGAGATTATCGATACAGAGTTGCAGCTCAAAGACCTTGAAACCATCGAGGCACAGCTTGCTAAACAGCAGAAAGTTGCTGCTGCAGGCAATAAAGATGCTAAGGTAATGGTATCTGTCTTGGAGGCTTATAAGGAAGTCTTAGAGCAGGGTAAGAATGCTCGTAGTGTTGAGTTTGAAAGCAAGGAAGAACAGCAAGCAGCGCACGACCTCTTCCTCTTGACAACAAAACCTGTACTTTACGTTTGCAATGTAGACGAATCAAGTGCGAAGACAGGTAATGAATATAGTCAGATGATTGAGAAGATTGCAGCTGAAGAAGGTGCTGAAGCAATGATCATCGCTGCTAAGACAGAGGAGGATATCGCTTCTTTGGAGAGCTATGAGGATAAGAAAATGTTCCTTGACGAGCTTGGCTTGGAAGAAAGTGGTGTGAGCCGACTTATTAATAAGGCATATCATCTGCTCAATCTCCAGACCTTTATCACCGCTGGTGAGATGGAGGTAAAGGCATGGACCTTCCATAAGGGATGGAAAGCTCCGCAGTGTGCGGGTGTTATCCATACCGACTTTGAAAAGGGTTTTATTCGTGCAGAGGTCATTAAGTACGACGATTACATTAAATATGGTTCTGAGGCAGCTATTCGTGAGGCTGGTAAACTTGGCATCGAAGGTAAGGAATACGTTGTACAAGACGGTGACATCATGCACTTTAGATTTAATGTATAG
- a CDS encoding aminodeoxychorismate synthase component I, with protein MILYDREHAIQRMNTLAKEGKDFIFIINYKADGAYIEEVADINPHELLFAFPSLSNIPEGESYSNEAVEWHTEPLTRDDYEQRINLVKQREREGDSYLANLTCKIPVRTNLSLHDIFMRSKALYRCWMKEKFVCFSPEIFVRINKEGLISSFPMKGTIDATRPEAEKELMENKKEAAEHATIVDLIRNDLSIIAEQVQVKRYRYIDHLTTNKGEILQTSSEITGQLPTDYRENIGTLLFHLLPAGSITGAPKPRTMEIIDEAEGYERDFYTGVMGCYSKGQLDSAVMIRFIDQDKDGQLHYKAGGGITAQSNNDDEYKEVIEKVYVPIY; from the coding sequence ATGATACTATACGACCGTGAACATGCCATTCAGCGGATGAACACGCTGGCTAAGGAAGGTAAAGACTTTATCTTTATCATCAATTATAAAGCCGATGGTGCCTATATAGAGGAAGTTGCGGACATCAATCCACATGAATTGCTTTTTGCTTTCCCAAGCCTTTCTAATATCCCTGAGGGCGAAAGCTACAGCAATGAGGCTGTAGAATGGCATACAGAACCACTCACAAGAGATGACTATGAACAGCGTATCAACCTTGTCAAGCAAAGAGAGCGTGAAGGCGACAGCTATTTAGCCAACTTGACATGCAAAATTCCTGTCCGTACAAATCTTTCCTTGCACGATATCTTCATGCGTTCAAAGGCGTTATATCGCTGTTGGATGAAAGAGAAGTTCGTTTGTTTCTCTCCAGAAATATTCGTTCGTATCAATAAAGAAGGACTTATCAGTTCCTTCCCAATGAAGGGAACGATTGATGCAACACGTCCTGAAGCCGAGAAGGAACTGATGGAAAATAAGAAAGAAGCAGCCGAACACGCTACCATCGTCGACCTTATCCGCAACGACTTGAGTATCATAGCAGAGCAAGTGCAAGTGAAACGCTATCGTTATATCGACCATCTGACAACAAACAAGGGTGAAATCCTACAGACAAGTTCAGAGATTACAGGACAACTCCCTACAGACTATCGTGAGAATATCGGTACACTTCTCTTCCATTTGCTCCCTGCTGGCTCCATTACAGGTGCCCCTAAGCCACGTACCATGGAGATAATTGATGAGGCTGAGGGCTACGAAAGAGACTTTTATACGGGTGTGATGGGCTGTTATAGTAAAGGACAATTAGACAGTGCGGTGATGATTCGCTTTATTGATCAGGATAAAGACGGACAGCTTCACTACAAGGCTGGGGGCGGTATTACGGCTCAGAGTAATAACGATGACGAATATAAAGAGGTGATAGAAAAGGTTTATGTGCCAATATATTGA
- a CDS encoding aminotransferase class IV, giving the protein MCQYIETIRVIDGCVCNLAYHEERLNRTRKEMLGLTEPLHIADLLKAVSLPMECSKLRFVYDKEGIHDITCTPYICKEINSLHLVYDNNISYPFKSTDRSALNELKKQQGDCDEILIVRDNHLTDTSYTNIALYDGEQWFTPSTPLLCGTMRQRLLDCGLLQEREIMVSDIPNYQYISLFNAMISLGEVILPVDKIK; this is encoded by the coding sequence ATGTGCCAATATATTGAGACAATAAGGGTAATAGACGGCTGTGTCTGCAATCTTGCCTACCACGAAGAGCGATTGAACCGCACTCGCAAAGAGATGTTAGGACTGACAGAACCGCTGCATATAGCTGACCTTCTAAAGGCTGTTAGCTTACCGATGGAATGCTCAAAGCTACGCTTTGTCTATGATAAAGAGGGCATCCACGACATAACCTGTACTCCTTATATATGTAAGGAAATCAACTCTTTACACCTTGTCTACGACAACAATATCAGCTATCCCTTTAAGAGTACTGACCGCTCGGCACTTAACGAACTAAAAAAACAGCAAGGTGACTGCGACGAAATACTTATTGTTCGTGACAATCACCTTACAGATACTTCTTATACCAACATTGCACTCTATGATGGAGAACAATGGTTTACACCCTCTACGCCACTCCTTTGCGGTACGATGCGCCAACGACTGCTCGACTGTGGACTGCTTCAAGAGCGTGAAATCATGGTCTCTGACATCCCTAACTATCAGTATATAAGCCTCTTCAATGCTATGATTTCATTGGGAGAAGTAATACTACCAGTCGATAAGATTAAGTAA
- a CDS encoding RNA polymerase sigma factor, which translates to MDNLQNEQDFSRIVREHKSTIYTVCYMFSKDEDEVNDLFQEVLINLWKGLQNFRGESDVRTWIYRISLNTCISCDRKKRKRKTIPLSMNINPFTDSDDDSRQIQQLNRRISQLGPFDRAIILLWLENMSYEEIGEIVGISTKNVSVRLFRIKEKLKKTSETTKE; encoded by the coding sequence ATGGACAACCTACAAAATGAACAAGACTTCTCACGCATCGTGAGAGAACATAAAAGCACCATCTACACCGTGTGCTATATGTTCTCAAAGGATGAAGATGAGGTGAACGACCTCTTTCAAGAGGTATTGATAAACCTTTGGAAGGGTCTGCAGAACTTCCGAGGAGAAAGCGATGTACGCACGTGGATCTATCGTATCAGCCTCAACACTTGCATCTCTTGTGACCGAAAGAAACGGAAACGGAAAACGATTCCACTCTCAATGAACATCAATCCCTTTACGGATAGCGATGATGACAGCCGACAGATACAACAACTTAACCGTCGTATCAGCCAGTTAGGTCCTTTCGATCGTGCTATCATCCTCCTTTGGTTGGAGAATATGAGCTATGAAGAGATTGGCGAAATCGTCGGTATCAGTACTAAGAATGTCTCCGTAAGACTATTCAGAATCAAAGAGAAACTGAAGAAAACAAGTGAAACAACAAAGGAGTAG
- the mutS gene encoding DNA mismatch repair protein MutS, translated as MAKDDKGLTPMMKQFFSMKAQHPGALMLFRCGDFYETYGEDAVESARILGITLTRRNNGGNGDSIEMAGFPHHALDTYLPKLIRAGKRVAICDQLEDPKKKREAIKGKKGLSAMDKMVKRGITELVTPGVAMSDNVLNYKENNFLAAVHFGKGSCGVSFLDISTGEFLTGEGTFDYVEKLLGNFQPKEVLFDRAKKQDFERYFGTRLCTFEMDDWVFTDQTARQKLLKHFGTKNLKGFGVDHLNNGVVAAGAILQYLEITQHTQINHITSLARIEEDKYVRMDRFTIRSLELIAPMNEDGSSLLNVIDNTITPMGGRMLRRWMVFPLKDEKPINERLDVVDYLFREPDFRECINEQFHRIGDLERIISKVAVGRVSPREVVQLKNALMAIQPVKTVCLYTKSDTLKRIGEQLNLCESLRDRIEKEIQPDPPQLVNKGDVIALGFNQELDDLRSIRDNGKQYLLEIQEKEIAQTGITSLKIGFNNVFGYYLEVRNTFKDKVPENWIRKQTLAQAERYITPELKEYEEKILGADEKILALETQLYMELIQDMQEFIPQIQINANLIAHLDCLLSFMKVSQLQRYVRPVVDDSEVIDIKQGRHPVIETQLPIGEQYVPNDVLLDTEHQQIMMITGPNMAGKSALLRQTALIVLLAQIGCFVPAERARIGMVDKIFTRVGASDNISLGESTFMVEMTEASNILNNVTPRSLVLFDELGRGTSTYDGISIAWAIVEYLHEHSRAQARTLFATHYHELNEMEKNFPRIKNFNVSVKQVDGKIIFVRKLEKGGSEHSFGIHVAEIAGMPRSIVKRANVILKELEKDNSQVGSVGKAAVERLDQSREGVQLSFFQLDDPVLTQIRDEILGLDVNNLTPVEALNKLNDIKKIVKG; from the coding sequence ATGGCAAAAGACGATAAGGGACTTACCCCAATGATGAAACAGTTCTTCTCAATGAAGGCGCAACATCCTGGTGCATTGATGCTCTTTAGGTGTGGCGACTTCTATGAGACGTATGGTGAAGATGCTGTTGAGTCGGCAAGAATACTCGGTATTACCCTTACACGTCGTAATAATGGTGGTAATGGCGACTCGATAGAGATGGCTGGTTTCCCACATCATGCCCTTGATACTTATCTTCCTAAGCTTATCCGAGCTGGAAAGCGTGTAGCTATCTGCGACCAATTAGAAGACCCAAAGAAGAAACGTGAGGCTATCAAAGGCAAGAAGGGTTTGTCGGCAATGGACAAGATGGTGAAGCGTGGTATCACAGAACTTGTTACTCCGGGTGTTGCCATGAGCGACAACGTACTGAACTATAAGGAAAATAACTTCCTTGCTGCGGTACATTTCGGTAAAGGGTCATGTGGTGTCAGTTTCTTAGACATATCTACTGGTGAGTTCCTAACCGGTGAAGGCACCTTTGATTACGTTGAAAAGCTATTGGGTAACTTCCAACCAAAGGAAGTACTCTTCGACCGTGCGAAGAAACAAGACTTCGAACGCTACTTCGGTACACGTCTTTGTACGTTCGAGATGGACGATTGGGTGTTTACTGATCAGACGGCTCGACAGAAGCTATTAAAGCATTTTGGAACAAAGAATCTAAAAGGTTTCGGTGTCGACCATCTGAATAATGGTGTTGTTGCAGCAGGTGCTATTCTACAGTATTTAGAGATAACACAGCACACACAAATCAATCATATCACTTCATTAGCACGTATTGAAGAAGATAAATACGTGCGTATGGACCGTTTTACCATCCGTTCTTTGGAGTTGATTGCCCCAATGAATGAGGATGGTTCATCGCTTTTGAATGTCATTGATAATACGATTACGCCAATGGGTGGACGTATGTTACGCCGTTGGATGGTCTTCCCACTGAAGGATGAAAAGCCTATTAATGAGCGTTTAGACGTGGTTGATTATCTCTTCCGAGAGCCAGATTTCCGCGAATGTATCAATGAACAGTTCCATCGCATTGGCGACTTAGAGCGTATTATCTCAAAGGTAGCTGTCGGTCGTGTGTCACCTCGTGAGGTAGTACAGCTGAAGAATGCCCTTATGGCTATCCAACCGGTTAAGACAGTTTGCCTTTATACAAAGAGCGATACGCTGAAGAGGATTGGTGAACAGCTGAACCTCTGTGAGTCCCTACGTGATAGAATAGAGAAAGAGATACAGCCTGACCCTCCACAGTTAGTCAATAAAGGTGACGTGATAGCCTTAGGTTTTAACCAAGAACTCGATGATTTGCGTTCTATTCGTGATAATGGAAAGCAGTATCTGTTAGAGATTCAAGAGAAGGAGATTGCTCAGACAGGTATTACCTCGCTGAAGATAGGATTTAATAACGTGTTCGGCTATTACTTGGAGGTGCGCAATACGTTTAAGGATAAGGTGCCTGAGAATTGGATTCGTAAGCAGACATTAGCGCAGGCAGAGCGTTATATCACCCCTGAACTTAAGGAATACGAGGAGAAGATACTTGGTGCGGATGAGAAGATATTGGCTTTGGAGACTCAGCTTTATATGGAGCTGATACAGGATATGCAGGAGTTTATTCCGCAGATACAAATCAATGCCAATCTTATAGCTCATCTCGACTGTCTACTTTCGTTTATGAAGGTATCGCAGTTGCAGCGTTATGTGCGTCCAGTAGTGGACGATTCGGAGGTTATAGACATTAAACAGGGTCGCCATCCAGTGATTGAAACACAGTTGCCGATAGGTGAACAGTATGTGCCTAATGATGTATTGCTTGATACGGAACACCAACAGATCATGATGATTACGGGTCCGAATATGGCAGGTAAGTCTGCTTTGTTGCGTCAGACAGCCCTTATTGTACTGTTAGCACAGATTGGTTGCTTTGTTCCTGCTGAACGAGCACGCATCGGAATGGTGGATAAAATCTTCACACGTGTGGGTGCTTCGGATAACATTTCATTAGGAGAATCAACCTTTATGGTTGAGATGACGGAGGCTTCAAACATCCTTAATAACGTCACTCCACGCTCTTTAGTACTCTTTGATGAGTTAGGACGTGGTACAAGTACTTACGATGGAATTAGCATTGCGTGGGCAATTGTAGAGTATCTACACGAACATTCGCGTGCACAGGCACGTACCCTCTTTGCTACACACTACCATGAATTGAACGAGATGGAGAAGAATTTCCCTCGTATCAAGAACTTCAATGTCTCTGTTAAGCAAGTGGATGGAAAGATCATCTTCGTTCGTAAGTTAGAGAAAGGTGGTAGTGAGCATTCCTTCGGTATTCATGTAGCAGAGATAGCGGGTATGCCTCGTTCTATTGTTAAGCGTGCAAACGTTATTCTTAAGGAGCTTGAAAAGGATAATTCACAAGTGGGTAGTGTCGGTAAGGCTGCCGTTGAGCGTCTTGATCAGAGCAGGGAAGGTGTTCAACTCTCCTTCTTTCAACTTGATGATCCTGTCCTCACACAGATTCGTGACGAAATCCTCGGTCTTGATGTCAATAATCTTACACCTGTTGAAGCCCTTAATAAACTGAATGATATTAAGAAAATCGTAAAGGGTTAG
- a CDS encoding NAD(P)H-binding protein produces MRAIILGATGAIGKDLVQELINDDTIEQIAIFVRRDPGINNEKVTTHIVDFDQSDEWRLSVQGDVVFSCMGTTRKAAGSKENQYKIDYTYQYNFAKIAAEQGVPSFILVSAAMANANSHFFYTKMKGELEEAIKQLPFQHISILRPPALIRKNTTRSSEKLSVSILHFFNKIGLLQSQRPMKTEVVAHCMVELAKTKKSGVFEPKDIFKIGER; encoded by the coding sequence ATGAGAGCAATAATATTAGGAGCTACTGGTGCAATAGGTAAAGACCTTGTCCAAGAGCTTATCAATGATGATACTATCGAACAGATAGCTATCTTCGTCAGAAGAGACCCAGGCATAAATAACGAAAAGGTAACAACACATATCGTAGACTTCGACCAGTCGGATGAGTGGAGACTCTCCGTTCAGGGCGATGTTGTATTCTCTTGCATGGGTACAACGCGCAAAGCGGCTGGCTCAAAGGAGAATCAATACAAGATAGACTATACCTATCAATACAATTTCGCTAAGATAGCAGCAGAGCAGGGAGTACCTTCTTTTATCTTGGTGTCGGCTGCTATGGCTAATGCTAACTCACATTTCTTCTATACAAAGATGAAAGGTGAATTAGAAGAAGCTATCAAACAGCTTCCTTTCCAACATATCTCCATCCTTCGTCCACCTGCTTTAATTCGTAAGAATACTACAAGAAGCTCTGAGAAACTGTCTGTTTCTATACTGCACTTCTTCAATAAAATAGGACTCTTACAGAGCCAACGACCTATGAAAACAGAAGTCGTTGCGCATTGTATGGTTGAACTTGCGAAAACAAAGAAGTCAGGAGTATTTGAGCCAAAGGATATTTTCAAGATTGGAGAAAGATAA
- the lgt gene encoding prolipoprotein diacylglyceryl transferase has product MNNLLYIAWQPSEVIFQLGSLPIRWYGMCWLVGLALGYFMMQWLFKRHKFPPSQFDPLFLYVFFGVLIGARLGHCLFYEPEEFLTSWKGIMTIFIPIREMADGSWKYVGYQGLASHGGVAGLLIALFLYIRRTKMNTWVVLDFFGIVSGITACFIRLGNLMNSEIIGKVTDVPWAFIFYNVDDKPRHPGQLYEAIAYLIIFLLIYFIYRKYPKKVGTGLYFGLCLTLIFTFRFFIEYTKEIQEAFEAGLPIDMGQILSIPLIALGVWSILRSRGKEGKLP; this is encoded by the coding sequence ATGAACAATCTACTTTATATTGCATGGCAGCCAAGTGAAGTGATTTTCCAGCTTGGTTCTCTTCCTATTCGTTGGTATGGAATGTGTTGGTTAGTAGGTCTTGCCTTGGGATATTTTATGATGCAGTGGCTTTTCAAGCGTCATAAATTCCCTCCATCACAGTTTGATCCACTCTTCCTCTATGTCTTCTTTGGCGTACTGATTGGTGCCCGCTTGGGTCATTGTCTCTTTTATGAACCAGAGGAGTTCCTCACTTCTTGGAAAGGAATCATGACTATCTTTATTCCTATTCGTGAAATGGCTGACGGTTCATGGAAGTATGTGGGTTATCAAGGACTCGCATCCCATGGTGGAGTGGCTGGATTACTGATTGCCCTCTTCCTTTATATTCGCAGGACGAAGATGAATACGTGGGTAGTACTTGACTTTTTCGGTATCGTATCTGGTATCACAGCTTGTTTTATTCGCCTTGGAAACCTGATGAATTCAGAGATTATTGGTAAGGTAACAGACGTTCCTTGGGCTTTTATCTTCTATAATGTAGATGATAAACCACGTCATCCGGGACAGCTCTATGAGGCAATAGCCTACTTAATTATCTTCCTTTTAATTTATTTCATATATAGGAAATATCCTAAGAAAGTTGGTACAGGACTTTATTTCGGACTCTGCCTTACACTTATCTTCACCTTCCGTTTCTTCATTGAATATACTAAGGAGATACAGGAAGCATTTGAGGCAGGTCTGCCAATCGATATGGGACAGATATTAAGTATTCCTCTTATTGCCCTCGGTGTATGGTCAATCTTACGCTCAAGAGGGAAAGAAGGAAAACTACCATAA